A portion of the Oncorhynchus gorbuscha isolate QuinsamMale2020 ecotype Even-year linkage group LG19, OgorEven_v1.0, whole genome shotgun sequence genome contains these proteins:
- the LOC124004666 gene encoding G-protein coupled receptor 4-like has translation MLSVKITMHLQNMRTMCNISFCNVDSKIDQYFQPTLYIIVIVLGLPTNCMALWAAYLQVKQKNELGIYLINLSVADLLYIGTLPLWIDYFLQHDDWIHGQNSCKLFGFIFYTNIYVSIAFLCCISIDRYLAVAYPLKFAKVRRVKTAVLVSSVVWAIEIVANSAPLFHDELFQDRFNHTFCFEKYPMQDWVAGMNLYRTFLGFLVPWLLMLGAYRGILRAVRGNVSTECHEKAKIKRLALSLILIVLLCFGPYHVLLLCRSILFIQKPCNCGAEEDLFAAYHVALALTSLNCVADPILYCFVNEGARHDVGHALTTLLGVFKRNSPSPADALTAGSVTLETPLSTKKQLGLYSEVKASTYKTELVALKEECLQMTILGVKK, from the coding sequence ATGCTTAGTGTCAAAATAACAATGCACCTACAGAATATGAGGACAATGTGCAACATTTCCTTCTGCAATGTGGACTCAAAGATCGACCAGTACTTCCAGCCTACGCTGTACATCATTGTCATCGTCCTGGGCCTGCCCACCAACTGCATGGCTCTGTGGGCGGCTTACTTGCAGGTGAAGCAGAAAAATGAGCTGGGCATCTACTTGATCAACCTCTCCGTGGCTGACCTTCTCTACATCGGCACCCTGCCCCTATGGATCGACTACTTCCTCCAGCACGACGACTGGATTCACGGCCAGAATTCCTGCAAGCTGTTCGGATTCATTTTCTACACCAACATCTACGTCAGCATCGCCTTCCTCTGCTGCATCTCCATCGACCGATACCTGGCCGTGGCCTACCCGCTCAAGTTTGCCAAGGTCCGGAGGGTCAAAACCGCCGTGCTGGTCAGTTCCGTGGTGTGGGCCATCGAGATAGTGGCCAACTCTGCACCCCTCTTCCACGACGAGCTCTTCCAGGACCGTTTCAACCACACCTTCTGCTTCGAGAAGTACCCCATGCAAGACTGGGTGGCAGGCATGAACCTTTACCGGACCTTTCTGGGTTTCCTGGTTCCCTGGCTGCTCATGCTGGGTGCGTACCGGGGCATACTGCGGGCGGTGCGCGGCAATGTGTCCACGGAGTGCCACGAGAAGGCCAAGATCAAGCGCCTGGCGCTGAGCCTAATCCTGATCGTATTGCTGTGCTTCGGGCCATACCACGTGCTCCTGCTGTGTCGCAGCATCCTCTTCATCCAGAAGCCCTGCAACTGTGGCGCAGAGGAGGACCTGTTTGCAGCCTACCATGTGGCGCTGGCGCTCACCAGCCTGAACTGTGTGGCTGACCCTATCCTCTACTGTTTTGTTAACGAGGGTGCACGCCATGACGTCGGTCACGCACTCACCACCCTGCTGGGGGTCTTCAAGCGGAACTCGCCCTCGCCAGCTGACGCACTGACAGCTGGCTCTGTCACCTTGGAGACACCACTGTCCACCAAGAAGCAGCTGGGCCTGTACAGCGAGGTCAAGGCCAGCACCTACAAGACAGAGCTGGTGGCCCTCAAAGAGGAGTGTCTTCAGATGACCATACTCGGTGTTAAGAAATGA